The following proteins are encoded in a genomic region of Xenopus laevis strain J_2021 chromosome 3L, Xenopus_laevis_v10.1, whole genome shotgun sequence:
- the LOC108704585 gene encoding interleukin-17 receptor A-like, with product MSRGTPCQCSESAGQWPLMWQFVCSNFKVDPEQMYDVTVQHLPRLVNLINSKEMSIIVQGCRDKRMSKMKTCCQHGMFFSSLSTLKVRNPVGPVT from the exons ATGAGTCGGGGGACCCCGTGCCAGTGTTCAGAATCAGCTGGACAGTGGCCCCTTATG TGGCAGTTTGTCTGCAGCAACTTTAAGGTTGATCCTGAGCAAATGTATGATGTGACTGTCCAGCACCTGCCCAGGCTGGTTAATCTTATTAACAGTAAAGAGATGTCTATCATTGTACAAG GGTGCAGAGACAAAAGGATGAGTAAAATGAAGACTTGTTGCCAGCATGGTATGTTCTTCAGTTCTCTGTCTACCTTGAAAGTGAGAAATCCAGTGGGGCCAGTTACTTAA